The Peptacetobacter hiranonis DNA window CTATATTATATCAGAATATATTTTTTTTGATAATTATTTTAGCATTCTTTTGATATTTTTTTAAATTTTTATTATTTTTTAATGTTAAACGTTTTTTTCTATATTTTTTACTTTTAATATAGTTTTTTTCTATAGTGTATCATATTTCTTAATTGTTGCATACAAATATGTTATTATGTGATTGGGTAATGCTTGCCCCAAAAAGTAAACAGGAGGTACTTTCATAATGAAAGAAAAGAGAAATATCATTATTGGTGGTGCTGTTATAGGTATAATGGCTGTTATATCAGTTATGCTTGGTAACCCTAAAAACATGGGGATCTGTATAGCTTGCTTCATCAGAGATACTGCTGGTGCTCTAAGCTTACATCAGGCTCCTATTGTACAGTATGTAAGACCAGAAATCATAGGATTCATATTAGGTTCATTTATCCTTGCATTTGCTAGCAAGGAATTCAGTTCAAGAGGAGGATCTTCTCCACTTATAAGATTCTGCCTTGGATTTATAGTTATGGTTGGTGCATTAATGTTCTTAGGATGCCCAACAAGAATGGTTTTAAGATTAGCTGGTGGTGACTGGAATGCCATAGCTGGTTTAGCTGGATTCGTAGTAGGTATACTTATAGGTATAGTTTTCTTAAACAAAGGTTTCACTTTAAAAAGAAACTACAAACAGTCTAAATTAGAAGGATTTATAATGCCTGCAATATGCGTATTCTTATTCATATTACTTGCAGTTAACTCTACTCTTCTTGTATTCTCTACAGAAGGACCAGGTTCAATGCATGCTCCAATATTCTTCGCACTTGCAGTTGGTCTTATAGCTGGTGCTATATGCCAGAAAACAAGACTTTGTATGGCTGGTGGTATAAGAGATATAGTTTTATTCAAAGACTTCTATCTTGTAAGCGGATTTATAGCTATGCTTGTTGGTGCTTTCATAGCTAACTTAATAACTCATCAGTTTGCTCCTGGATTTGCAGATCAGCCAGTTGCTCATACAGATGCTTTATGGAACTTCTTAGGAATGGTTGTTTGTGGTTGGGGTTCTATACTTCTTGGTGGATGCCCAATGAGACAGTTAGTTTTATCAGGTGAAGGTAACGTTGACTCATCTATAACTATATTAGGTCTTTTAGTTGGTGCTGCATTCTGCCATAACTTCAAACTTGCATCTTCTCCAGAAGGACCTACTCCAAACGGAATGATAGCTATAGGAATATGTGTTGTTGTTCTTCTTATAATATCTTACTTTGGATGCAAAGCCGGAAACGAAAAAAAGGTTGCTCCAAAAACAAGTGTTAAAGTAGAAGCTTAATAAAGTAGTTTTAATTTTTTCGGAATAGATATAAACTATATAATATAGCTCTAAATTTTTTATAAAGGAGATGTTTTGTAATGAGAATAGATGCTAGAGGCTTATCTTGCCCACAGCCAGTTTTAATGACTAAAAAAGGTGTTGCTGAAAGTCCAAATGGTGTTGAAGTATTAGTAGACAACATGACTGCTTGCAACAACGTTAAAAAATTCTTAAAAAATGCAGGCTTCAACGTTACAGTTGAAGAAGTAGGAGATGAAGAGTTCTTAATCTCTTCTTCAAAATAGTATGACTTATTTTTCAACATTTTTCACTCACTCTGGAGCTATAAAATTCTCTAAACTTTGTATAGATAAGGGGATACCTAGTGATTCAGGTCCAGTTCCTAGAAAGTTAAGTTCTAACTGTGGAATAGGTGTTAAATTTGAATACGATGGACCACACGAAGATTTATACACAGAAGATATGGAAAGAGTGTACACTCTTGAAAATAATGTCTATACTTTAATAGCAGATTATGACTAAAAATTAGCCCTTAGCTTTTAAGCTGAGGGCTTTTTAATTACAATATTATTAATATTAAAAAGCTCCTAGTTTTTTTCTAAGAGCTTTTATTATTGTATTTAATTCATATAATCATCCGTATTTACAGGTAATCCCTTCTTATCTAATCTTTCTTCTGTTACATCTTTTATTATTGAGTAGATAAATGCAAATAGTGGAACTCCAAGTAACATTCCTACTAATCCTAAGAACTTACCTGCTATAAGCAGTGCAAATAATATCCAGAATGCAGATACACCGATTGAATCTCCAAGTATCTTAGGTCCTATTACATTTCCGTCAAGCTG harbors:
- the yedE gene encoding YedE family putative selenium transporter, whose protein sequence is MKEKRNIIIGGAVIGIMAVISVMLGNPKNMGICIACFIRDTAGALSLHQAPIVQYVRPEIIGFILGSFILAFASKEFSSRGGSSPLIRFCLGFIVMVGALMFLGCPTRMVLRLAGGDWNAIAGLAGFVVGILIGIVFLNKGFTLKRNYKQSKLEGFIMPAICVFLFILLAVNSTLLVFSTEGPGSMHAPIFFALAVGLIAGAICQKTRLCMAGGIRDIVLFKDFYLVSGFIAMLVGAFIANLITHQFAPGFADQPVAHTDALWNFLGMVVCGWGSILLGGCPMRQLVLSGEGNVDSSITILGLLVGAAFCHNFKLASSPEGPTPNGMIAIGICVVVLLIISYFGCKAGNEKKVAPKTSVKVEA
- a CDS encoding sulfurtransferase TusA family protein is translated as MRIDARGLSCPQPVLMTKKGVAESPNGVEVLVDNMTACNNVKKFLKNAGFNVTVEEVGDEEFLISSSK
- a CDS encoding DUF3343 domain-containing protein, which translates into the protein MTYFSTFFTHSGAIKFSKLCIDKGIPSDSGPVPRKLSSNCGIGVKFEYDGPHEDLYTEDMERVYTLENNVYTLIADYD